The window CAACTCGTCGACCCGGGGCAGGCCGCTGAACCGGCCCTGGGTCAACCGGGTCGGGCCGGCCTGGTCGTGCGCGGTCAGCAGCAGATCGGCCTGCACCTGGGTGATCCCGGCCAGCCCGTCACGGTACGCCACCGCGTACTGTCGCAAGCCGCTCTGAGTGACTACCAGGAAGACCTCGCCGACCGTGGTGTCCGGAATCGTCCGGGACGGCTGCCCGGCACCGGGGACCGTCAGGCGGCCCAGGTCGGCCCCGGCCGGCAGGGCCCGGACCACCGCCGGCGCGACCGGCAACGGGCGGTGCCGGGTCCAGCCGAGCGCGGCGAGCACCAGCTCCGGTTCGGTCACGGCGTGCCGGCGACCCCGCCAGATCAGCTGTACGGCACCGTCCGGTAGCCGGGTGAGCAGCGCGTCGTCGCCGAGCGGCCGACCGCCGGAGCTACCCACGCCGAGCAGCACCGACATGCTGGGCGCGGCTGACTCACCCTGGTCGGCGACGCTGGAGCAAACCGTCCACTCCGGACCGGTCAGGTCCTCGGGGCGGGGCAGCGAGTCCGGCGCGTCGGGGATACCCAGCGGAGAACCTCGCTCGACGCCGCGTAGCGCGGCCTGCCGCACCAGCACGGTACGCGGTGGAGCCGTACCCGCGATCAGCAACGCCGAACTGTAGTTCCGCACCGGGTGCAGCCGGCCGGCGCGGTAGACGTACCGGGCCCCGGACTCCCGTTCGACGATCACCACCCGGCTGTCCCGCCAGTCGGTGGCCACGGATCCGGTCACCGCGCCGTACGCCGCGGCACCACCGAATCCGAGCACGGCGACCAGCACCCCGGCCAGCGTCGCCGGGGCGGTCCGGCGGGCTGGTCGTGCCGGATCGGCCTGCCTGGACACCAACGCTTCGACCAACCGTCGCGCTGCGTACCGGTGGGACTGCAACTGGTGCTGCCGGGACGTCAACCGTGCACCTCCGGGAGCGACGGGCCGCAACCGGTGCACGACATGGCGTCACGGGCGGTTCGACCATGAGAGAGGGTGACACACGATGGTATCGCTGGACGGCGATGCCGGGCGCGACGGCGACGACCGGCATGGCAGGATTCCCGGATGGGTTTCCTGAAAAGCCTCCTCATCCGCCTGGGTAGTACGGCGTTGGCGTTCTGGCTGGCCACCCTGATCATTCCGGGCATCACGTTGCAGACCGACGCGATCGGCGAGGCGGTCGTCACGCTGCTGTTCGTGTCGGTCATCTTCGGCGTGGTGAACGCGGTGCTGCAGCCGATCATCAAGACCGTCGGGTGTGGCCTGTACCTGCTGACCCTCGGGCTGATCGCGGTGGTCGTCAACGGACTGCTGTTCCTGTTGACCGGATTCATCGCCGGCCAGCTCGACCTGCCGTTCCAGGTAGACGGTTTCTGGCCGGCCGCCGTGCTCGGGGCGCTGCTGGTCGGGGTGGTCACCTGGCTGCTGGGTCTGGTGCTGGACCGGGACTGACCGGCCAGCCAGGTCGGCCAGCCAGGTCGGCCAGCCAGATCGGCCAGCCAGATCGGCCAGCCAGATCGGCCGCCGTGGGACGCCACCCAGTCAGCCGACCAGGTACGCCGCCCAGTCAACCGACCCAGTCAACCGACCGGGTCAGCCAACCTGGTACGCCAGGATCGCCGCGCCGTCGGCACGGACCAGTTCGAGCCGTTCCAACTGGTCGTGCTCGAACCGGGTAGCCCCGGTGAAGACGATCTCGGCTCCGGGGCTGACCGCCCACGAGCCGACCTGCTGCTTGGCCCCGTCCCGGTCGTAGGCGACCAGTTCGAAATCCATCGGTCGGCCGTCCGGGTTGGTCGGCTCCCACCAGCAGCGCATGGTGACCTCGGTGCCGTTGGCCGCCGCCTGCAGACCCACCTCGGCGTGGATCGGCAACTGCGAAGCCACCGGCTGCATCGCGACGAGCTGGGAACCGGGCGCGGTATCCGGCGTACCGCCGGCACCCACCCAGCCGACCCCGAAGCCGACCACGATCGCGAGACCGGCGGCGGCCAGCGCCGCCCCGGCGGTCTGCCAGCGGCGCATCCGCCGGCCCCGGCGGCGGGCCCGGCCCGCCGCGTCGACCAGGGTGGCCAACCGGGGCTCGGTCGACGGCGGGTCGCTGATCTGCTCGAAGCCGGCTGGATCCAGCCGGCCGAGCAGACCGGGCAGCACCGCGATGTCGGCGACCGCCTTGCCGGCAGCTCGGGCAGCCGGCGAGGTGATGCTCGTACGCCGCTCGCTCGGCGGGTGACAGGGCACCCAGGACGTACGCGCCGTCGTCGTGCGCGTAGTCACACCTCACTGGGTCACCCCCATCTCCTCCAGCACCAGCCGCAACGAGCGCAGTGCGTAATGTGTCCGTGACTTCACGGTACCCGGCGGAACACCGAGCCTGGCCGCCGCCTCCGATACCGAACGCCCCCGGTAGAAGCACTCGATCAGCACTTCCCGGTGCGGTTGGGAGAGCCGGCCGAGGGCTTCGGCGACGGTCCACGCCTCCACGGCACGGTCCGCCTCGTCCACCGCTGGTGGTGGTTCCGGCAGTTCGTCGGTGACCACCTCGCCGACCCGGACACTGCGTCGACGCCAGGCGTCAATCGCGAGGTTCCGAGCCGTGGTGAACAGCCAGGCCCGTACGGATCCCCGCTCCGGGTCCAGCGACTCGGGATGTCGCCAGGCCCGCAGCAGCGTCTCCTGGACCAGGTCCTCGGCCCGCTGCCGGTCGCCACCGGCCAGCCGCAGCGCATGGGCGAAGAGCGCGTCCACCGTGCTCTTCGTGCAACGCGCGCATCAGTTGTGAATCCTGGTCGGTCAAGAGGCGCCCTTCCCTTCCGCCTCATGACACGTAGCCGTCGGCCAGGCGGTTCAAGGTCCTGGAGAAACTGTTCAGCAGCCCGGATGCTCGGGGCCGGTCATCGCCTCGGCGACCGCCCGGGCGGCGGTGAGCAGTTTCGCACGGACCACCCGGGCCGAGGTCATCATCTCGGCCGCCGGCAACGCGCAGGCGATCGCCACCCGCCGCTCGACGTCCTTGTCCGCGTTGACCATCACCGCGGCGCAGGCGAGGCCCTGCCGGTACTGCCCGATCTCCAGGTGCATGCCGCGCCGGTCGCCGACCGCGAGATCGGCTTCGAAGCCCTCGATGGTGGTGATCGTGGCCGAGGTGAACGGCCGCATGCCGAACTCTTTGAGGTAGCGGAACCGCTGGTCGGGGGTGAGGGTGGCGAGCAGCGCCTTGCCCAGCGCGGTGGCGTGCGCCCCCTCGTCGAACCCGGGCACCAGGTCCTCAAGGTACGGCGAGCGCAGCCCGTCAGCCGATGCGGTCACCGCCACCTGGGCACCGACGAAGCGGCCGAGGTAGTGGCTGTAGCCGGTCTCCACCGCTGCGCGGCGCAGCGCCTCACCGACCGCTGGCGGGCCGCGGAACGCGGCGACCAGTTCGCGGTAGCGGTCGGCCACCTCGAGGCCGACGATGTAGGTGCCGTCCTCGCGACGGATCACGTAGCCCTCGTACGCCAGGGTGCGCACCAGGTGGTACGTGGTCGCCACGGTCAGCTCGCAGCGCCGGGCAATCTGTTTGACGGTCCAGTCCGCGCGGAGCACGTCCGACCGCTTCGAGCACACGCAGTGCCCGTGAAACGCTCCGGATGAGGTCCGAAGGTTCCGCCAAGGGGTCGCGCACAACCACCTCCGCCGCCGGGGACTTACACCATATGAAAAGACAGCCGCCTGTGGAATGCCCTTTCGAATCAGGGGCACCAGGTGGCGACTATCGGTGTGGGCGCCCGACACGTACGGTTCATGCTATTGGCTAACGCAACATCATCGCAAATGGAGGTGCCGTTCGTCGCTCCCTACCCCCGCCAACCGGCGGAAATCCGCCCGTGCGACCGGACCGGGACCGGGACCGAGAACCAGGACCCGGCTAGTTCGTCCGGTCGGCGATGAAATCGCACAGCGACTGCATCGCCTGCCGGGCCGGGCCGGGCGGCAGCGGCGCGAGCCGGGACCGGGCGTCCTCGGCGTAGCCGCGCACCGTCTCCCGGGCCCGCTTCAGCGCCGGCGACTCGCGCAGCAGGGCGAGCGCCTCGGCGTGCAGATCGTCGTCGGTGACCGGGCCGGCGGCCAGGATCTCCCGCAGTCGCCGGGGAGGCGGCGTCACCGTCATCCGAGCCGAGCGCGTAGAGCACCGGAAGCGTGTGCACCCCCTCCCGCAGGTCGGTACCGGGTGTCTTGCCCGACTGGGCGGGAGTCCGAGGCGATGTCGAGCAGGTCGTCGGAGAGCTGGAACGCCACCCCGATGATCTCGCCGTACCCGGCAAGGGCCTCGACGTGCTCCGGGGCCGCGCCGCCGAACATCCCGCCGAACCGCGCGGAGGTCGCGATCAGCGACCCGGTCTTGTCCCCGATCACCTTCAGATAGTGGTTGACCGACTGCTCCCCGTCACGCGGGCCGACCGTCTCGGCGATTCTGGCCGTGCACCAGCCGGGCGAACGTGCGGGCCTTGCAGCCGTACCGCCTCGATGCCGAGATCCGCGGCGAGGTCGGCGGCCCGCGCGAACAGGTAGTCCCCGACCAGGATCGCCACCGAGTTGGTCCACCGCGAGTTGGCGCTCGGTGCGCCACGACGCACCAGCGCCTCGTCCATCACGTCGTCGTGGTACAACGTCGCCAGATGGGTCAGCTCCATCACACCCGCCGCCGGCACCACCAGCGGTGCCGCCGGGTCGCCGAAGTGCGCACCGAGCGCCACCAGCAACGGGCGGAACCGCTTGCCACCGGCCTCGACCAGGTGGCGGCCGCCTCGGTGACGAACGGGTCGGCGCTGAACACGCTGTCGCGCAGCT is drawn from Micromonospora sp. Llam0 and contains these coding sequences:
- the eccB gene encoding type VII secretion protein EccB, translating into MTSRQHQLQSHRYAARRLVEALVSRQADPARPARRTAPATLAGVLVAVLGFGGAAAYGAVTGSVATDWRDSRVVIVERESGARYVYRAGRLHPVRNYSSALLIAGTAPPRTVLVRQAALRGVERGSPLGIPDAPDSLPRPEDLTGPEWTVCSSVADQGESAAPSMSVLLGVGSSGGRPLGDDALLTRLPDGAVQLIWRGRRHAVTEPELVLAALGWTRHRPLPVAPAVVRALPAGADLGRLTVPGAGQPSRTIPDTTVGEVFLVVTQSGLRQYAVAYRDGLAGITQVQADLLLTAHDQAGPTRLTQGRFSGLPRVDELIPDGPQAPPAETPALRSAATGTVCVGGAGIQSPLRVAVDPDAPATGVRLPPGGGALVEAVRRDEAVRRDEAVRPDGDTPQVSLITDAGLRHPVPDPAVLPTLGYPGAARSRLPAEVVELVPAGPDLDRRLALG
- a CDS encoding zf-HC2 domain-containing protein produces the protein MRCDYAHDDGAYVLGALSPAERAAYEHHLAGCPSCRQGGRRHRGAARSARPAGSSRLRADQRPAVDRAPVGHPGRRGGPGPPPGPADAPLADRRGGAGRRRSRDRGRLRGRLGGCRRYAGYRARFPARRDAAGGFAVADPRRGGSAGGGQRHRGHHALLVGADQPGRPTDGFRTGRLRPGRGQAAGRLVGGQPRSRDRLHRGYPVRARPVGTARTGPCRRRGDPGVPGWLTRSVDWVG
- a CDS encoding phage holin family protein yields the protein MGFLKSLLIRLGSTALAFWLATLIIPGITLQTDAIGEAVVTLLFVSVIFGVVNAVLQPIIKTVGCGLYLLTLGLIAVVVNGLLFLLTGFIAGQLDLPFQVDGFWPAAVLGALLVGVVTWLLGLVLDRD